The following proteins are encoded in a genomic region of Drosophila bipectinata strain 14024-0381.07 chromosome XL, DbipHiC1v2, whole genome shotgun sequence:
- the LOC108128977 gene encoding uncharacterized protein, whose translation MWLEVEPPNMLGSLDVNSSTGFSFDNCVRNRDLVKEGIEGPNVVSTGTTIVGLTYRDGVMIASDSRSTSGSIITFKTTRKIQKIQDHIYAGGAGMAADISALLDLTHAQMNLHRMNTGDRLVPVRCANQFLKHVLYRFRGVLGASFIIGGVDKEGAHLFCTRFDGTTDILPYATIGSGGMAAMGVLETRYKCRMSESSARRLIKEAVHCGMENDLYSGNESHICTIRKDYSVSFEVDSTEDDCVDRDIANIRIKPGSTRILKTVVHWVADMYDNIVYTLPRDCDSWYPVPRHKQGEVEIWRNGRGPTRLFVPFGETRPATGARPGQGATQGAPNPRAVRKVRSGTRPGAVPRKLPAGGATNKRDKCSRTPECRRSTKNTNRKAGGKRSPSRRNGGRSGGHKKRTSRRKDAEQGLQNEGPKEGSVKIRSDDGEDTERSSEGTELESLEESSGVEDNRVLGDSEDSFKSLHSSDHSEMDLGPEDSAEKKSGSEEFVYSDMEEWDGPTDVGQEPVDGFDRNTQKQEWVERRRQRRRQIMRLIGCRTGAGAAPGGDGGDDPGRGGRGNGNGRGGGSGRRDDDDEEKKNAEKKKAKEKRKKKKKERREARERLKREAEEKKRKEDEEEQKKAEQNKKRAEEKKSEDKPQDKPQDKPQDKPNEEKKDEDKSEADEEEENAESSLLISPSRPLKRRHSSDADDEDSDDDEKPQPAKRARF comes from the exons ATATCGCGATGGCGTAATGATTGCCAGCGACTCCAGATCCACTTCTGGCTCTATTATTACTTTCAAGACTACTCGCAAGATTCAGAAGATCCAGGACCATATTTA TGCCGGTGGAGCCGGAATGGCGGCTGACATTTCTGCCCTGCTCGATCTGACCCATGCCCAGATGAACCTTCATCGAATGAATACCGGTGACCGTTTGGTGCCCGTACGCTGCGCCAATCAGTTCCTGAAGCATGTCCTCTACCGCTTCCGGGGCGTCCTCGGGGCCAGCTTCATCATCGGCGGCGTGGACAAGGAAGGAGCACATCTGTTCTGCACTCGATTCGACGGCACCACCGACATCCTACCATATGCCACCATCGGATCGGGAGGAATGGCAGCCATGGGTGTACTGGAGACCCGTTACAAATGCCGAATGAGCGAGTCATCGGCCCGTCGTCTGATCAAAGAAGCCGTCCACTGCGGCATGGAAAACGACTTGTATTCTGGGAACGAAAGCCACATTTGCACCATCCGCAAGGACTACTCGGTGAGCTTTGAAGTCGACAGCACTGAGGACGATTGTGTCGATCGCGACATTGCCAACATAAGGATCAAGCCGGGCTCCACCAGGATCCTGAAAACCGTCGTGCACTGGGTCGCCGATATGTACGACAATATTGTGTACACCCTTCCCAGGGACTGCGACAGTTGGTATCCGGTTCCGCGACACAAGCAGGGCGAGGTGGAAATATGGCGCAACGGGCGGGGACCGACAAGGCTCTTTGTGCCATTTGGAGAGACTAGGCCAGCAACGGGAGCTCGGCCTGGACAAGGAGCGACCCAAGGAGCCCCGAACCCGAGGGCAGTCCGAAAGGTAAGGTCTGGCACTCGTCCGGGTGCAGTCCCCCGCAAACTTCCTGCCGGAGGTGCCACCAATAAAAGAGACAAGTGCTCTAGGACTCCCGAATGCAGGCGTTCTACCAAAAACACCAATCGTAAAGCCGGAGGTAAACGCAGCCCGAGTCGTCGGAATGGAGGGCGTTCCGGAGGTCACAAGAAACGTACTAGCCGTAGGAAGGATGCCGAACAAGGACTCCAAAATGAAGGCCCAAAGGAGGGATCTGTGAAGATCCGCTCAGACGATGGGGAAGACACCGAACGCTCATCTGAAGGTACTGAGCTAGAAAGTCTTGAAGAATCCAGTGGTGTAGAAGACAATCGTGTCTTAGGCGACAGCGAAGATAGCTTTAAAAGTCTGCACAGCTCAGACCACAGCGAGATGGACCTTGGCCCAGAAGACAGTGCAGAGAAGAAGAGTGGCTCAGAAGAGTTCGTATACAGCGACATGGAAGAGTGGGATGGACCTACCGATGTGGGGCAGGAACCAGTGGATGGATTCGATAGGAACACTCAAAAACAGGAATGGGTTGAACGTAGACGTCAACGACGCAGGCAGATAATGAGACTGATAGGATGTCGAACAGGAGCCGGTGCAGCCCCAGGTGGAGACGGTGGGGATGATCCAGGACGCGGCGGAAGAGGTAATGGAAACGGAAGGGGCGGTGGTTCCGGTAGACGcgacgatgacgatgaagAAAAGAAGAATGCCGAAAAGAAGAAGGCCAAGGAAAagagaaagaagaagaaaaaggaGAGAAGGGAGGCCAGAGAAAGGCTAAAAAGAGAGGctgaagaaaagaaaagaaaagaagacgAGGAAGAACAGAAAAAGGCTGAACAAAATAAGAAAAGGGCTGAAGAGAAAAAGTCTGAAGACAAGCCTCAAGACAAGCCTCAAGACAAGCCTCAAGACAAGCCTAACGAAGAGAAGAAAGATGAAGACAAGTCTGAGGCTGATGAAGAAGAGGAGAATGCAGAGAGCAGCCTCTTGATCTCCCCAAGTCGCCCACTGAAGAGGCGGCACAGCAGCGACGCGGACGACGAGGACAGTGACGACGACGAGAAGCCTCAACCCGCCAAACGGGCCCGTTTTTAG